TATTGGAAGGAGTGATTGAATGCGTTAGCGCAGGTGTTGAAGTACTAGTCGCTGTAAGTGATGAAGATATAATCGGACTAGAAATTATCAGACTTGAAGAAGTCTGCAAAGAAACCGATGAGTTTGAAGTAGGTATCGTAGTCGATGGAGTGCTCAATGATGATTTAGCATTCGTTAAGCttaaggaagaagaagcagAGGTAAAGTTTTCTGTGCTCAACTGAGAAGAGCTAAGACTTGAAAACTTAGTGAAAGAAGTAGAGCTTGTAACAAGAGATGAATTTACAGGGGGAATAACAACTAATGAACTAGAGGTTGAAAAAGCTTCGGAAGAAGTATAGTTTTCTGCAGATGTAGGGGTAACGCTATACACAATGGAAGATTTAATCGAACTCGAAGGAATGAAGGTATTGTTTGTATAGCTTATAGAATTTGAAGGTGAAGGAGTGATGGTTGTCAGGAATGTGTGAGAGTCATAAGTGGttgttaaaattgtttcagTGAGAGTCGTAACATAAGTGAGGGTTTCAACCTGAGAACCGTGAGTGGTTGTTTGAACAAATGAAGTAGTAACTATTTGATGATCACCTGATTTTATTGAACCagaatttgttaaaatagAACTGGTTGGAGAACTCACCGATGGCGAAATAACTGATGATGAGATTGGTGAGGCTGAAGTCAATTGATCAGTAGACGAAGAGCTAGTAGAGCGTACGGTGGAGAAGGATTGGGTTAGTAGTGAAAGGAGGGAACTAGGAAAGCTACTTTCACCAATAGTAACCAAAGATGAACTTGAAGAAGGCAAATTTGTAGTTTCAGAGCTGGAAGTTACAGAGTTGATTAACGTGTAGGTGATAACACTAGAATCACTTGTAGCGGTTACAGTAGTAAACACACTATCAGTAAGAGTGGAAGATGTTTCCACTAAATAGCTGGACGAGCTTGAAGCTGGAGAAGACAAAGTGGAGGGTGTTGCGGGGATATCAGTAGAAAAGGAAACAGTAGCTTCTGAAGTACTAACAGGAAGTGTACTCGAAGCAGTAGTTGAAGCTGCAATGTCTACGGATGAAGAAGTATATGCCGATTCGGTAGAAGTGATACTTACAGAAGTAAGTGTTTCCGAACTGCTAACAGCAGGGGAATTAACAGATGTAGTCAAAATCACTGTATTTGTGGATGAAGATGAGTCACTGGGTTCACTGGAAACATAACTAACAGAACTAGCTACTTTCGATGAAACGCTAGCTGATGGAGAAAATACGGGTGTTGATGAAGGGCTCATGGATAATGTGGAAATTTGAGAGCTAACAGCCGTACCAGTAGGTGAGTTGATAACAGATGAACTAGTACTAGAAGAAATGTCTACTGTAGAAGTGAAAGCTTGACCACAAGACAACGTAACATATTCTGTAACAGTTTGAACTCTGTCAACGTATTCCGTAACGGTGGAAGTAGGATTGGAAGAAGCTGCATTATTAGAATTGCCAACAGAGTCAATTAAGTCTTGAATGGAGGAGTTGGAAGACCCGATAACACCAATTATAGTAATGTACTTGGCATCTAAGGTACTTAGAATCTCAGAAGCAGAGGTTGAGTTATAGATATTGCCAACTTCGAGAGGGCTTGATTGGCAAGATTCTAAAttagaagatgaaattaaaCCTACTGACCGACTGACGTTAAAAGTGTCATCAAGTGCAGATGGGGATGCCCAGGAAAATCCTAGCAAAACGAGAATAAAGAAAGCCAAAGCAATCGACATGACGAATTATGGGAAGATCAAGcgataaaagaaaaattataattaataatgtttttcaaagaagaagaaaagaaagtattaaaaagaagcaagactcaaatcaaaagatagataaaaaattgagaaatgCGATGCAATGCAATGAGAagttatttcaaaattctaCTAGTCtgaaaaaaactaaaaaatgaaaaagcaaaagagTGTCAAAAGGTAATGAGGAATAAGTAGACGAGCGAATGGCAAAATCAGAGaggtttcaaaaaaatcgagTTAAGTGATCAAAATTCCTTGCTGAACCTATTTGTCAATTGCAATACTAGTACTAAAACAAAGTCTTCGTCGTtcccttcttttttttctgattGCAGTTTCTTATTCAGCTTGCTTTACGAAACCTTCAAATGTAATGACAAATATGGAGCTCTATGCGGTTTTTTATACTTAGGATCCATGGTGAAGGAATACAAAGAAATTCGAGTATTTGAACTATACAATGCTCAAACAATGGTGTAGtgttttaaagaaagtGCAATTATGGAGTAGTTGAAAGAGTTGCGCTGTACTCAACTTCCTTTGTTTCATCGGCATGCTGTGCTATTCAGGTAACGGGTACGTTTATTGTTGGAGGGGAATGAGTAATTCCTATTGTCATATTCCATATGGTGTAGTAATTCTTTTCATGTGAATGCTTCGGTAAAGAAATTGTTCAAAACAAGCATACCGTAAGAAACTGAAACATGAAACGACTCGGTTTTGCTTCAAGTTATAGAAGACTGTGTTCATGAGACTAAGTCACAAAGAGCCAAAAAtagtttattttacaatacGTTCCCTATCGTGTCCAAATTGTTCTGTCGTTTTGTTTAACATTTCTATTGTTCTCGCTATTGTCTGTTTCACTTGGCACTTAGTAAGAATGCAAACAATGCCGAGATCAATTCATCCTTTGTTCTAATTATTTAGCGATGATTTCTCCAATTCTATGTTGTAATGGAATTGATAATAGTTACTAGTTGGTACAATAGACACTTTCTAAAAGAATTCTATTGAGGAGCTGCGCTACGTATCCTCATATTTACATGAATGAACAATCAAAATATGGCTAAACTTGTCGAACAGAACGCTTTCAACTAATACGAATTATTTGTGAAAGAAAGCCAAAGAATCGTCACGCTTCTTTGGGGCGATGTGACAAATGGAATGCTCAACTTAtgggatttttttattaaattgtGCAAATGATGCAAAGTAATATTCACCAAAACGAGTATccttattttctttattttagGTATCGTTGATTTCTCattttatcattaaaaaagtaatgtGGAATTGCTATGTTCGTTGGAATCCACAAGGTATCGCAGCGTTCGTTATTATTACAAAATTGTATgtctattaattttatgtaTTTTAGAAATTCTTAAACAGTATAGAATTAGTGCAAGAACAGATAAATCAGTCTTTTGGAGCAATGAGTTAATTTACAAGCGTTAAGCGACCATCATTGAAATTACACTTTTGCATAAACTATTCAAAAGaacttttcattatcttttttttttgatctCTAAGTTCTAACAGAAATTAAATCTAAAAGTCATTCGTGAATTAGTTACGAAACTCTAATACAAGTCTACAGTTATGGCACCGTTCACTAATAAACCACTACTGAAATCGCTTTCCTACTAATAACTGAAAATCTCCAATTTTTGCCTTAAGAAATTTATTGGAAAggattttttgaacaaaattTCTCAATACCAAATGATTTTAACTTTCAATCATGTGCAATCGTCAACCGAAAGCCGTTGACCTGCCTCCAAACTATTCTTGTCCACATCTGTTGTCTTTTCAGTCTGTCGAATTTAATACTAATCCTACGGCTTGTGATGATGtgttttgtaaaagaaTTGAGTCCGAAAAGAAGTACAACGACTTTTTGGAAtctcttttcaaaaaatatggaCGCGACACTTCTGATATAGCTGATGAAGTAGATCTTGCAACTGGTGAAATTATTGTTAATAATGGACATCTAGaagctttaaaaacaaaagatgaTATATGGGATCCTACATTTAACAACCTTGAAATCTCAGCGTCAAATGgatacgaaaaaaaattagactCAAGCATTGGCAACCCAG
This portion of the Schizosaccharomyces pombe strain 972h- genome assembly, chromosome: I genome encodes:
- the mam3 gene encoding cell surface adhesion protein for conjugation Mam3, with amino-acid sequence MSIALAFFILVLLGFSWASPSALDDTFNVSRSVGLISSSNLESCQSSPLEVGNIYNSTSASEILSTLDAKYITIIGVIGSSNSSIQDLIDSVGNSNNAASSNPTSTVTEYVDRVQTVTEYVTLSCGQAFTSTVDISSSTSSSVINSPTGTAVSSQISTLSMSPSSTPVFSPSASVSSKVASSVSYVSSEPSDSSSSTNTVILTTSVNSPAVSSSETLTSVSITSTESAYTSSSVDIAASTTASSTLPVSTSEATVSFSTDIPATPSTLSSPASSSSSYLVETSSTLTDSVFTTVTATSDSSVITYTLINSVTSSSETTNLPSSSSSLVTIGESSFPSSLLSLLTQSFSTVRSTSSSSTDQLTSASPISSSVISPSVSSPTSSILTNSGSIKSGDHQIVTTSFVQTTTHGSQVETLTYVTTLTETILTTTYDSHTFLTTITPSPSNSISYTNNTFIPSSSIKSSIVYSVTPTSAENYTSSEAFSTSSSLVVIPPVNSSLVTSSTSFTKFSSLSSSQLSTENFTSASSSLSLTNAKSSLSTPSTTIPTSNSSVSLQTSSSLIISSPIISSSLTATSTSTPALTHSITPSNTSYTSSLIPSSSTDYSSSLITVCSNVTSEISSTSLASLISTLTSQQISSNKSSEFVGQTTTEYTTSGSVGFTTTLATQSGSVPGTVLVDVPTPSWITETVTSGSVGFTTTIATPIGTTAGTVLVDIPTPSWVTETVTSGSIGFTTTIATPIGSTAGTVLVDVPTPSWVTETVTSGSVGFTTTIATPIGSTAGTVLVDIPTPSWVTETVTSGSVGFTTTIATPVGTTAGTVLVDIPTPSWVTETVTSGSVGFTTTIATPVGTTAGTVVVDVPTPSWVTETVTSGSVGFTTTIATPIGSTAGTVLVDIPTPSWVTETVTSGSVGFTTTIATPVGTTAGTVLVDIPTPSWVTETVTSGSVGFTTTIATPIGTTAGTVLVDIPTPSWVTETVTSGSVGFTTTIATPVGTTAGTVLVDIPTPSWVTETVTSGSVGFTTTIATPIGTTAGTVLVDIPQQHATTTTTTTFDGFSGYTSSYTGSITETIVIGTPHHSVVDVS